A part of Paramisgurnus dabryanus chromosome 15, PD_genome_1.1, whole genome shotgun sequence genomic DNA contains:
- the creg2 gene encoding protein CREG2 produces the protein MLLHLLVALLTVCFGESYTIRSSVSWAVTNDVVDEELDTHSDETPAVLVDNTAIWKQTYPSSVYRDGAEKKTEQRSKGEHLSPASRVFSYRLAEVKAPSSIPTPPPHEETARTARYIAHYSAWGFLATISTQDKIKGLPFGNIFSISDGPLDNSTGTPYFYVTPMDNTVMDLHSFPFASLTFSEAEGDFCRKQVYDPEDPRCARLTLTGKMVEVGPEELDFAKEAMFSRHPVMKKWPPEHKWFFMKLVLEQVWLQDWVGGVSLIPPQEYFKATPF, from the exons ATGTTACTTCATCTGCTGGTTGCATTATTGACCGTATGTTTCGGTGAAAGCTACACCATCAGAAGTTCGGTCTCGTGGGCTGTCACGAATGATGTGGTGGATGAAGAGCTGGACACACACTCGGATGAAACGCCAGCTGTGCTCGTCGATAATACCGCGATCTGGAAACAAACATATCCGTCCTCTGTGTACCGGGACGGTGCAGAAAAAAAGACCGAACAGAGATCGAAGGGCGAGCACTTATCACCGGCATCCCGTGTGTTTTCATACCGATTGGCGGAGGTTAAAGCGCCGTCCAGCATCCCGACCCCTCCGCCTCATGAGGAGACTGCGAGAACCGCCAGATACATAGCGCACTACAGCGCCTGGGGTTTCCTAGCAACCATCTCCACGCAAGATAAG ATCAAAGGACTTCCATTTGGAAACATCTTCTCCATCAGTGACGGCCCACTGGACAATAGCACCGGAACGccatatttttatgtaacacCTATGGACAACACTGTGATGGATCTTCACAGTTTCCCTTTTGCCTCCTTAACATTTTCTGAAGCAGAAGGAGATTTCTGCAG GAAGCAAGTTTATGACCCTGAGGATCCAAGGTGTGCTAGACTTACTTTGACTGGTAAAATGGTTGAGGTTGGGCCAGAAGAGCTTGACTTTGCCAAAGAAGCAATGTTTTCCAG GCATCCTGTTATGAAGAAGTGGCCTCCAGAACATAAGTGGTTTTTCATGAAGCTGGTTCTAGAACAAGTTTGGCTTCAGGACTGGGTTGGTGGAGTCTCTCTCATTCCACCTCAAGAGTATTTCAAAGCAACACCTTTCTGA